A portion of the Cryptomeria japonica chromosome 5, Sugi_1.0, whole genome shotgun sequence genome contains these proteins:
- the LOC131875869 gene encoding secreted RxLR effector protein 161-like — MNCKSAPTPIVIGLKLSKNDKGANVNPTLYKKLAGSLMYLTATRLDIMFGVSLISRFMESPKVIHWNARKRILKYVSGTKNYGIFYSKSNDFKLIGYTDSDCAGSIDDRKSTSSYAFHFGSGVVSWVSKKQPIVTLSSAKAEYVAAIGAACQAIWMRRMLKELRYEEESAKKIYYDNNSAIALSKNLVFHKRSKHIDTRYHFIRELINNGEIILEHCKSEDQFVDILTKPLGKESFVHQ; from the coding sequence ATGAATTGCAAATCAGCACCAACACCAATAGTGATAGGTTTGAAGTTGAGTAAAAATGACAAAGGAGCTAATGTAAATCCAACTTTGTATAAAAAACTTGCTGGTAGTCTCATGTATCTAACAGCCACAAGGCTAGATATAATGTTTGGAGTTAGTCTCATTTCAAGGTTCATGGAGTCTCCAAAAGTTATACATTGGAATGCTAgaaaaagaattttgaaatatgttagtggAACAAAGAATTATGGAATATTTTACTCAAAGTCAAATGATTTCAAGCTGATAGGATATACAGATAGTGATTGTGCTGGCagcatagatgataggaagagcacttctagttaTGCTTTTCATTTTGGATCAGGCGTAGTATCATGGGtttcaaagaaacaaccaattgtaACTCTTTCATCAGCTAAAGCAGAGTATGTAGCAGCTATAGGGGCAGCATGTCAAGCCATTTGGATGAGAAGAATGCTGAAAGAATTGAGGTATGAAGAAGAAAGTGCAAAAAAGATTTACTATGACAACAACTCAGCTATAGCATTGTCAAAAAATCTAGTATTTCACAAAAGGAGCAAGCATATAGACacaaggtatcacttcatcagggagctgatcaacaatggagaaataatATTGGAACATTGCAAGTCAGAAGACCAATTTGTTGATATCTTGACCAAACCATTGGGAAAGGAAAGTTTTGTGCATCAATGA
- the LOC131875870 gene encoding coniferyl alcohol acyltransferase-like, translating into MNCGAIVVGCCFDHRIVDGISSCIFFRAWTEAAQGISFSMTTPCFERSLLNPRNPLNAAAIDRHYMALPFSALDHADPPPPQIGRIYHLDAPTLLQLQSLANQTEGKPRVGKPITKMEAVSAYIWKVFTRAQSLSSSTPTRIGIPIDGRSYLNLPPSYFGNGIAIPFKESYAEQILEEPLSKTAEIVRSVISASANSEYFKSFVDWVEEKRPAAMLAKVYAEKGSAVVVSSGMRIPLYQFDLGCGKPAFSSSYFQWGGTAGYVMLQASPLGDGNMVVYMHMDEKHLDAIEADPDFLFARANQMNFL; encoded by the coding sequence ATGAACTGTGGCGCAATTGTAGTGGGTTGTTGTTTTGATCACAGAATAGTAGATGGTATAAGCAGCTGTATTTTCTTTCGAGCATGGACGGAGGCTGCTCAAGGTATCTCGTTTTCCATGACTACGCCTTGctttgaacgctcactcctcaatcccCGCAACCCTCTCAACGCTGCTGCCATTGATAGGCATTACATGGCACTTCCTTTCTCTGCTCTTGATCATGCCGACCCCCCTCCTCCCCAAATTGGGCGCATCTATCATTTAGATGCTCCCACGCTTCTCCAATTGCAGTCTCTTGCAAACCAAACTGAAGGAAAACCCCGTGTTGGCAAACCCATAACAAAGATGGAAGCAGTCTCTGCCTACATTTGGAAAGTATTTACTCGCGCGCAGTCTTTGAGTTCTTCAACACCGACCAGAATTGGCATTCCAATTGACGGCCGTTCATACCTGAACCTCCCTCCATCCTACTTCGGAAACGGGATAGCAATTCCTTTCAAGGAGAGTTATGCTGAGCAGATATTAGAGGAGCCATTGAGCAAGACAGCAGAAATCGTACGCAGCGTCATAAGTGCTTCCGCAAACAGTGAATATTTCAAGTCCTTCGTTGATTGGGTGGAGGAGAAGAGACCGGCAGCGATGTTAGCGAAAGTGTATGCGGAGAAAGGGTCTGCCGTGGTGGTGTCGTCAGGAATGAGGATTCCATTATATCAATTCGACCTGGGATGTGGGAAGCCTGCGTTTTCAAGTTCGTATTTTCAATGGGGAGGAACAGCGGGGTATGTGATGTTGCAGGCGAGCCCCCTGGGAGATGGGAATATGGTGGTCTATATGCACATGGACGAGAAGCACTTAGATGCCATTGAAGCTGATCCTGATTTTTTGTTTGCGAGGGCCAATCAAATGAATTTCTTGTAA